A region from the Vicia villosa cultivar HV-30 ecotype Madison, WI linkage group LG3, Vvil1.0, whole genome shotgun sequence genome encodes:
- the LOC131658839 gene encoding uncharacterized protein LOC131658839, with translation MKNCKVENVTVRIRYTYVRQKAIKGSEMAEHLTHQPLEEYQSMKFDFPDEDIMVIRDYEIPGLDEGPELGAIWTLAFYGASNALGHGIREVLTSPDNRHLPFTARLCFDCTNNISGYEACILGLEAAIDLRIKLLKVYGDSALVIHQVNKEWDTRDAKIIPYRDLILELMDEFETITFTHIQREEN, from the coding sequence ATGAAGAATTGCAAGGTGGAAAATGTTACTGTCAGAATACGATATACATATGTCAGAcagaaagcaataaaagggagtgaaATGGCAGAACATCTTACCCACCAACCCCTCGAAGAATATCAATCTATGAAATTCGACTTTCCTGACGAGGACATCATGGTGATAAGGGATTACGAAATACCAGGACTCGACGAAGGACCCGAACTAGGGGCAATATGGACACTGGCGTTTTATGgggcctcaaatgcactaggtcATGGTATAAGggaagtcttgacatctcctgacaatcgtcacTTACCTTTCACTGCGAGAttatgctttgactgcaccaacaatatttcAGGTTACGAAgcgtgcatattggggttagaagctgcgatTGATCTAAGGATTAAGCTGCTCAAGGTGTATGGAGATTCAGCGTTGGTGAttcaccaagtcaataaagaatgggatactcgagatgcaaAGATAATCCCGTACCGGGACCTCATACTAGAGCTAATGGATGAATTTGAAACAATCACTTTCACTCACATCCAAAGGGAAGAGAATTAA